The following coding sequences are from one Pseudomonas oryzae window:
- the miaA gene encoding tRNA (adenosine(37)-N6)-dimethylallyltransferase MiaA, with translation MSALPPAIFLMGPTASGKTDLAIELARVLPCEIISVDSALIYRGMDIGTAKPSAELLAEFPHRLIDIRDPAESYSAAEFRSDALAAMAEITAAGRIPLLVGGTMLYFKALLEGLADMPSADPQIRAQLEAQAAAEGLAALHAELTRVDPESAARIHPNDPQRLVRALEVYRASGLSMSEHRRRQVLQNLHSAAPQGQALPYTVAHLAIAPAQRQVLHERIARRFHLMLEQGLVAEVEALHARGDLHPGLPSIRSVGYRQVWEYLEGRLTREEMIERGIIATRQLAKRQFTWLRSWSHLHWLDSLACDNLPRTLKYLQAIAIKG, from the coding sequence ATGTCCGCGCTGCCCCCCGCCATCTTCCTCATGGGTCCGACCGCCTCGGGCAAGACCGACCTGGCCATCGAGCTGGCGCGAGTGCTGCCATGCGAGATCATCAGCGTCGACTCGGCGCTGATCTACCGCGGCATGGACATCGGTACGGCCAAGCCGTCGGCCGAGCTGCTCGCCGAGTTTCCGCACCGGCTGATCGACATCCGCGACCCGGCCGAGAGCTATTCCGCTGCCGAGTTCCGCAGCGATGCGCTGGCGGCGATGGCCGAGATCACCGCGGCCGGGCGCATCCCGCTGCTGGTCGGTGGCACCATGCTGTACTTCAAGGCGCTGCTCGAGGGCCTGGCCGACATGCCTTCGGCCGACCCGCAGATCCGCGCGCAACTGGAGGCGCAGGCCGCCGCCGAAGGTCTGGCGGCGCTGCATGCCGAGCTGACGCGAGTCGATCCGGAGTCGGCGGCGCGCATCCATCCCAACGACCCGCAGCGCCTGGTGCGCGCCCTGGAAGTCTACCGGGCGAGCGGCCTGTCGATGAGCGAGCACCGCCGTCGCCAGGTGTTGCAAAATCTGCACAGCGCAGCGCCGCAGGGTCAGGCTTTGCCTTATACTGTCGCCCACCTGGCCATAGCTCCCGCTCAGCGTCAGGTGCTGCATGAGCGCATTGCCCGGCGCTTTCACCTCATGCTGGAACAGGGGCTGGTTGCCGAGGTCGAAGCGCTGCATGCGCGTGGCGACCTGCATCCGGGACTGCCCTCGATCCGCTCGGTGGGTTACCGGCAGGTATGGGAATATCTCGAGGGACGTCTGACCCGGGAGGAGATGATCGAACGCGGTATCATCGCCACCCGCCAGCTGGCCAAGCGACAGTTCACCTGGCTGCGGAGTTGGTCGCACTTGCACTGGCTGGATAGCCTGGCTTGCGACAATCTGCCGCGCACCTTGAAATATCTGCAAGCGATCGCCATTAAAGGCTGA
- the hfq gene encoding RNA chaperone Hfq, whose translation MSKGHSLQDPYLNTLRKERVPVSIYLVNGIKLQGQIESFDQFVILLKNTVSQMVYKHAISTVVPSRPVRLPSGEAGESGNAE comes from the coding sequence ATGTCAAAAGGGCATTCGCTACAAGACCCTTACCTGAACACCCTGCGTAAAGAGCGCGTTCCGGTTTCCATCTATCTGGTCAACGGCATCAAGCTGCAGGGCCAGATCGAGTCGTTCGACCAGTTCGTGATCCTGCTGAAAAACACCGTCAGCCAGATGGTCTACAAGCACGCGATCTCCACCGTGGTTCCGAGCCGTCCGGTCCGTCTGCCCAGTGGTGAGGCGGGCGAGTCGGGCAACGCTGAATAA
- the hflX gene encoding ribosome rescue GTPase HflX: protein MFFERHEGGERAILVHLEGQAPEAREDPDEFLELARSAGAEVAGFVSIPRHQPTARFLIGSGKVDEIREQVKRDEAELVIFNHTLTPSQERNLEREFECRVLDRTGLILDIFAQRARTHEGKLQVELAQLEHMSTRLVRGWTHLERQKGGIGLRGPGETQLETDRRLLRVRIGQIKQRLEKVRSQRELARRGRKRAEVPVVSLVGYTNAGKSTLFNALTSAEVYAANQLFATLDPTLRRLEFEDVGGVILADTVGFIRHLPHKLVEAFRATLEESSNADLLLHVIDAHEPERQLQIDQVYAVLKEIGADQLPTLEVYNKLDLLPDVAPQIQRDDSGKPVRVWLSAREGQGLDLLRQAVAELLCEDLFAGTLRLPQRLGRLRAQLFALGAVQEESHDEEGAALLRVRLPRTELNRLASREGWVPDEFIAQHTLQ from the coding sequence TTGTTCTTTGAGCGCCATGAGGGTGGCGAGCGAGCCATTCTGGTTCATCTGGAAGGGCAGGCGCCCGAGGCGCGTGAAGATCCCGACGAGTTTCTCGAACTGGCCCGGTCGGCTGGTGCGGAGGTTGCTGGCTTCGTCAGCATTCCGAGGCATCAGCCGACCGCGCGCTTCCTGATCGGCAGCGGCAAGGTCGACGAGATCCGCGAGCAGGTCAAGCGCGACGAAGCCGAGCTGGTCATCTTCAACCACACCCTCACTCCCAGTCAGGAACGCAACCTCGAACGCGAGTTCGAATGCCGGGTGCTCGATCGCACCGGTCTGATCCTCGACATCTTCGCCCAGCGCGCGCGTACCCACGAAGGCAAGCTGCAGGTCGAACTGGCCCAGCTCGAGCACATGAGCACGCGTCTGGTGCGCGGCTGGACCCACCTCGAGCGGCAGAAGGGCGGTATCGGTCTGCGCGGTCCGGGTGAAACCCAGCTGGAAACCGACCGTCGCCTGTTGCGCGTGCGTATCGGCCAGATCAAGCAGCGCCTGGAGAAGGTGCGCAGCCAGCGCGAGCTGGCTCGGCGCGGGCGCAAGCGCGCCGAGGTGCCGGTGGTGTCGCTGGTCGGTTACACCAACGCCGGCAAGTCCACCCTGTTCAATGCGCTGACCTCGGCCGAGGTCTACGCCGCCAACCAGCTGTTCGCCACCCTCGACCCGACCCTGCGCCGCCTCGAGTTCGAGGATGTCGGCGGGGTGATCCTCGCCGACACGGTGGGCTTCATCCGCCACCTGCCGCACAAGCTGGTGGAGGCGTTTCGCGCCACCCTGGAAGAGTCGAGCAACGCCGACCTGCTGCTGCACGTGATCGACGCCCACGAGCCCGAGCGGCAGCTGCAGATCGATCAGGTCTACGCCGTGCTCAAGGAGATCGGCGCCGACCAGCTGCCGACCCTCGAGGTGTACAACAAGCTCGACCTGCTGCCGGACGTGGCGCCGCAGATCCAGCGCGACGACAGCGGCAAGCCGGTGCGCGTCTGGCTGTCGGCCCGCGAGGGGCAGGGTCTGGATCTGTTGCGCCAGGCCGTCGCCGAGCTGCTCTGCGAGGATCTGTTCGCCGGCACCCTGCGCCTGCCGCAGCGCCTGGGACGCCTGCGCGCGCAGCTGTTCGCCCTGGGGGCGGTGCAGGAAGAGTCGCATGACGAAGAGGGGGCGGCGCTGCTCAGGGTGCGCCTGCCGCGGACGGAGCTCAATCGCCTGGCCAGCCGCGAGGGCTGGGTGCCGGACGAGTTCATCGCACAACACACTTTGCAATAA
- the hflK gene encoding FtsH protease activity modulator HflK, producing the protein MAWNEPGGNNDQDPWGGRRGGGRQGPPDLDEALRKLQDNLNRLMGGRRRGGDDSGLGGGKGGGLGLVVIGFAVLAALWLYNAVYVVDEQEQAVILRFGKYYETVGPGLNLYFPPIDRRFQENVTRERAYSKQGQMLTEDENIIEVPLTVQYRISNLQEFVLNVDQPEISLQHATDSALRHVAGSTSMDQVLTEGREQMATEVKERLQRFLDIYKTGITVTQVNIQSAAAPREVQEAFDDVIRAREDEQREKNQAEAYANGVIPEARGQAQRIIEDANGYREEVVARAQGEADRFTKLAAEYRKAPEVTRQRLYLETMQEVLSSTSKVLVSAGEGQNNLLYLPLDKMVDGRAPAAAPVTPGVQAGAAETLPRMNSDLQRDLRSRESR; encoded by the coding sequence ATGGCTTGGAATGAGCCGGGTGGCAACAACGACCAGGATCCCTGGGGTGGTCGTCGTGGCGGCGGTCGCCAGGGGCCGCCGGATCTGGATGAGGCCCTGCGCAAGCTGCAGGACAATCTCAATCGCCTGATGGGTGGCCGCCGGCGTGGCGGCGACGACTCCGGCCTCGGCGGCGGCAAGGGTGGTGGTCTCGGGCTGGTGGTGATCGGCTTCGCCGTGCTCGCCGCGCTGTGGCTGTACAACGCCGTCTATGTGGTCGACGAACAGGAGCAGGCGGTCATCCTGCGCTTCGGCAAGTACTACGAAACCGTAGGCCCGGGCCTGAATCTGTACTTCCCGCCGATCGATCGCAGGTTCCAGGAGAACGTCACCCGCGAGCGTGCCTACAGCAAGCAGGGCCAGATGCTCACCGAGGACGAGAACATCATCGAGGTGCCGCTGACCGTGCAATACCGGATCAGCAACCTGCAGGAGTTCGTGCTCAACGTCGACCAGCCGGAGATCAGCCTGCAGCACGCCACCGACAGCGCCCTGCGCCATGTGGCGGGCTCCACCTCGATGGATCAGGTGCTGACCGAGGGGCGCGAGCAGATGGCCACCGAGGTCAAGGAGCGCCTGCAGCGTTTCCTCGATATCTACAAGACCGGTATCACCGTGACCCAGGTGAACATCCAGAGCGCCGCCGCGCCGCGTGAAGTGCAGGAAGCCTTCGACGACGTGATCCGGGCCCGCGAGGACGAGCAGCGCGAGAAGAACCAGGCCGAGGCCTACGCCAATGGCGTTATCCCCGAGGCGCGCGGTCAGGCCCAGCGCATCATCGAGGATGCCAACGGCTACCGCGAGGAGGTGGTGGCGCGCGCCCAGGGTGAGGCCGATCGCTTCACCAAGCTGGCCGCCGAGTACCGCAAGGCGCCGGAAGTGACTCGTCAGCGCCTGTATCTGGAAACCATGCAGGAAGTGCTGAGCAGCACCAGCAAGGTGCTGGTCTCGGCCGGCGAGGGGCAGAACAATCTGCTCTACCTGCCGCTGGACAAGATGGTCGATGGCCGTGCGCCGGCGGCTGCGCCGGTGACGCCGGGCGTCCAGGCCGGTGCTGCGGAGACGCTGCCGCGGATGAATAGCGATCTGCAGCGTGATCTGCGTTCGAGGGAGAGCCGCTGA
- the hflC gene encoding protease modulator HflC translates to MSNKSLITLIAAAVLALVGWNCFYIVLQTEKAVLLQFGKIVKADVEPGLHVKVPYVNQVRKFDARLLTLDSPTQRFLTLEKKAVMVDAYAKWRVADAERFYTATSGMKQIADERLSRRLESGLRDQFGKRTLHEVVSGERDALMAEITQLLDRMARRELGIEVVDVRVKAIDLPKEVNRSVFERMSTEREREAREHRAKGRELAEGIRADADRQRRVLLAEAYREAEELRGQGDAQAAAIYAKAYGQDPEFYAFHRSLQAYRQSFADKRDVLVLDPKSEFFRYLEQTKP, encoded by the coding sequence ATGAGCAACAAGTCGCTGATCACCCTGATCGCCGCCGCCGTGCTGGCGCTGGTGGGTTGGAACTGCTTCTACATCGTCCTGCAGACCGAGAAGGCCGTGCTGCTGCAGTTCGGCAAGATCGTCAAGGCTGATGTCGAGCCTGGTCTGCACGTCAAGGTTCCCTACGTCAACCAGGTGCGCAAGTTCGACGCCCGTCTGCTGACCCTGGACTCGCCGACCCAGCGCTTCCTCACCCTGGAGAAGAAGGCGGTGATGGTCGATGCCTACGCCAAGTGGCGGGTGGCCGACGCCGAGCGCTTCTATACCGCCACCTCGGGCATGAAGCAGATCGCCGACGAGCGCCTGTCGCGGCGTCTGGAGTCTGGTCTGCGTGACCAGTTCGGCAAGCGCACCCTGCACGAGGTGGTGTCCGGCGAGCGCGATGCGCTGATGGCCGAGATCACCCAGTTGCTCGACCGCATGGCGCGTCGCGAGCTGGGCATCGAGGTGGTCGACGTGCGCGTCAAGGCCATCGACCTGCCCAAGGAAGTCAACCGCAGCGTGTTCGAGCGGATGAGCACCGAGCGCGAGCGCGAGGCCCGCGAGCATCGCGCCAAGGGTCGCGAGCTGGCCGAGGGCATCCGTGCCGACGCCGATCGCCAGCGCCGCGTGCTGCTCGCCGAGGCCTACCGCGAGGCGGAAGAGCTGCGCGGTCAGGGCGATGCCCAGGCGGCGGCGATCTATGCCAAGGCCTATGGCCAGGACCCGGAGTTCTACGCCTTCCACCGCAGCCTGCAGGCCTATCGGCAGAGCTTCGCCGACAAGCGCGACGTGCTGGTGCTGGATCCGAAGAGCGAGTTCTTCCGCTATCTGGAGCAGACCAAGCCGTGA
- a CDS encoding DUF2065 domain-containing protein has product MWQELGIAFCLLLVLEGILPFLSPRRWREAVVSLARLEDRQLRLIGLGSMLLGTALLYGLR; this is encoded by the coding sequence ATGTGGCAAGAACTCGGAATCGCTTTTTGTTTGCTGCTGGTACTGGAAGGCATCCTGCCCTTCCTCAGTCCGCGGCGCTGGCGCGAGGCTGTCGTCAGTCTGGCCCGGCTGGAGGATCGCCAGCTGCGCCTGATCGGACTGGGCAGCATGCTGCTGGGAACGGCCCTGTTGTACGGGCTTCGTTGA
- a CDS encoding ATP phosphoribosyltransferase regulatory subunit translates to MATLDRWLLPDGIEEVLPAEAARIEAARRQVLDLFRNWGYELVITPHIEYLESLLTGAGQDLELRTFKVTDPLSGRQMGFRADITPQVARLDAHTHRQEGPSRLCYAGSVLHARPRALSTSRSPIQIGAELYGDASAASDSEIISLMLEVLELAGVPDVHMDIGHVGIYRGLARAAGLSGEVEQRLFDALQRKAIDEVAALTAELPVDQAGMLRALAELCGGREVLVQARALLAAAPAPVLAALAELEELADLLAARYPALPLYFDLGELRGYHYHTGAVFAAFVPGVGQAIAQGGRYDDIGADFGRGRPATGFSTDLKTLVVLGQAIQAEAPGGVWAPQGDEAGLWQAVLDLRRSGRRVVQALPGQSAANAREAGCDSELRLQEGGWQVSPLAS, encoded by the coding sequence ATGGCAACGCTGGACCGCTGGCTGCTGCCGGACGGAATCGAAGAGGTGCTGCCGGCAGAGGCGGCACGCATCGAGGCTGCACGCCGTCAGGTGCTGGATCTGTTCCGCAACTGGGGCTACGAGCTGGTCATCACTCCGCATATCGAATACCTGGAGTCCCTGCTTACCGGGGCCGGCCAGGATCTCGAGCTGCGTACCTTCAAGGTCACCGACCCGCTGTCCGGCCGGCAGATGGGCTTCCGCGCCGACATCACCCCGCAGGTGGCGCGTCTCGATGCCCATACCCATCGCCAGGAAGGACCGAGCCGCCTGTGCTACGCCGGCAGCGTGCTGCATGCCCGCCCGCGCGCGCTGTCGACTTCGCGCAGCCCGATCCAGATCGGCGCCGAACTCTACGGTGACGCCAGCGCGGCGAGCGACAGCGAGATCATCAGCCTGATGCTCGAAGTCCTCGAGCTGGCCGGTGTCCCCGACGTGCACATGGATATCGGGCATGTCGGCATCTACCGTGGCCTGGCGCGCGCCGCCGGGCTGTCCGGCGAGGTCGAGCAGCGGCTGTTCGATGCCCTGCAGCGCAAGGCCATCGACGAAGTGGCGGCGTTGACCGCCGAGCTGCCGGTCGATCAGGCCGGCATGTTGCGCGCGCTGGCCGAGCTGTGCGGTGGCCGCGAGGTGCTGGTGCAGGCGCGTGCTCTGCTGGCCGCCGCCCCGGCACCGGTGCTGGCGGCGCTGGCCGAGCTCGAGGAGCTCGCCGACCTGCTGGCCGCGCGCTATCCGGCTCTGCCGCTGTACTTCGACCTCGGTGAGCTGCGCGGTTACCACTATCACACCGGGGCGGTGTTCGCCGCCTTCGTGCCCGGCGTCGGCCAGGCCATCGCCCAGGGCGGGCGCTACGACGACATCGGCGCCGATTTCGGTCGCGGCCGTCCGGCCACCGGCTTCTCCACCGATCTGAAGACCCTGGTCGTGCTGGGGCAGGCGATCCAGGCCGAAGCGCCGGGTGGGGTATGGGCGCCGCAGGGTGACGAGGCCGGCCTGTGGCAGGCCGTGCTCGACCTGCGCCGCAGCGGTCGGCGCGTGGTGCAGGCGCTGCCCGGGCAGAGCGCAGCCAATGCCCGCGAGGCCGGCTGCGACAGCGAATTGCGTTTACAGGAGGGTGGCTGGCAGGTCTCGCCGCTGGCTTCCTGA
- a CDS encoding adenylosuccinate synthase: protein MGKNVVVLGTQWGDEGKGKIVDLLTDQAAAVVRYQGGHNAGHTLVIDGEKTVLHLIPSGILRDNVQCLIGNGVVVAPDALLKEITKLEEKGVPVRERLRISPACTLILPYHVALDQAREAARSEGKIGTTGRGIGPAYEDKVARRGLRIGDLFNPERFEKKLRELMAYHNFVLENFYKAAPVDVEQTLKDALAYADILKPMVTDVAARLHELRKAGAYIMFEGAQGSLLDIDHGTYPYVTSSSTTAGGTATGSGFGPLYLDYILGITKAYTTRVGSGPFPTELFDDVGARLAKVGHEFGSTTGRARRCGWFDAVILRRAIEINSISGLCLTKLDVLDGLETVKLCVAYKNAAGEIMSEAPTDADSYVGLEPVYEEMPGWSESTVGAKSIDDLPANARAYIKRVEELVGAPIDIISTGPDRNETIVLRHPYA, encoded by the coding sequence ATGGGTAAGAATGTCGTGGTCCTGGGTACCCAGTGGGGTGACGAGGGCAAGGGCAAGATCGTCGACCTGCTGACCGACCAGGCGGCTGCCGTGGTGCGCTACCAGGGCGGCCACAATGCCGGTCACACCCTGGTGATCGATGGCGAGAAGACCGTGCTGCACCTGATTCCGTCCGGCATCCTGCGCGACAACGTGCAGTGCCTGATCGGCAACGGGGTGGTGGTGGCGCCGGACGCACTGCTCAAGGAAATCACCAAGCTGGAAGAGAAGGGTGTACCGGTGCGCGAGCGCCTGCGCATCAGTCCGGCCTGCACCCTGATCCTGCCGTACCACGTGGCTCTCGATCAGGCCCGTGAGGCGGCTCGTTCCGAAGGCAAGATCGGCACCACCGGTCGCGGCATCGGTCCGGCCTACGAGGACAAGGTGGCCCGTCGCGGTCTGCGCATCGGCGACCTGTTCAACCCCGAGCGCTTCGAGAAGAAGCTGCGCGAGCTGATGGCCTACCACAACTTCGTGCTGGAGAACTTCTACAAGGCCGCGCCGGTCGACGTCGAGCAGACCCTCAAGGATGCCCTGGCCTACGCCGACATTCTCAAGCCGATGGTCACCGACGTGGCCGCCCGCCTGCACGAGCTGCGCAAGGCCGGCGCCTACATCATGTTCGAGGGTGCGCAGGGCTCGCTGCTGGACATCGACCACGGCACCTATCCGTACGTGACCAGCTCCAGTACCACCGCTGGCGGTACCGCCACCGGTTCCGGTTTCGGTCCGCTGTACCTGGACTACATCCTCGGCATCACCAAGGCCTACACCACCCGCGTCGGTTCCGGTCCGTTCCCGACCGAACTGTTCGACGACGTCGGTGCCCGTCTGGCCAAGGTCGGCCACGAGTTCGGTTCGACCACCGGTCGCGCCCGTCGCTGCGGCTGGTTCGATGCGGTGATCCTGCGTCGCGCCATCGAGATCAACTCGATCTCCGGTCTGTGCCTGACCAAGCTGGACGTGCTCGACGGCCTCGAGACGGTCAAGCTGTGCGTGGCCTACAAGAACGCCGCCGGCGAGATCATGAGCGAAGCGCCGACCGATGCCGACAGCTACGTCGGCCTGGAGCCGGTGTATGAGGAGATGCCGGGCTGGAGCGAGTCCACCGTCGGCGCCAAGTCGATCGACGACCTGCCGGCCAATGCCCGCGCCTATATCAAGCGCGTGGAAGAGCTGGTCGGTGCGCCGATCGACATCATCTCCACTGGCCCGGATCGCAACGAGACCATCGTGCTGCGGCATCCGTACGCCTGA
- the rnr gene encoding ribonuclease R: protein MADWQSLDPEAAREAEKYDNPIPSRELILAHLAERGAPATRAQLFEELGLAGEEAEEALRRRLRAMERDGQLIYTRRGAYAPVDKLDLIRGRISGHRDGFGFLIPDDGSEDLFLSPAQMRLVFDGDVALARVSGVDRRGRREGALVEVLSRAHETLVGRFFEESGVSVVVADNPKIQQQVLVLPGKQGAARHGQFVEVRIDLWPTVFRQAQGEVVEVLGDYMAPGMEIEVALRSYDLPHVWPEGVLQEAKKLKPEVEEKDKEKRVDLRQLPFVTIDGEDARDFDDAVYAEAIKGGGWRLFVAIADVSHYVKVGSALDAEAVERGNSVYFPERVIPMLPEELSNGLCSLNPLVDRLAMVCEMTVSKSGALTGYQFYEAVIHSHARLTYTKVSQLLEKPNSTEAKFLRQQMPHLVPHLRQLYALYKSLLAARQVRGAIDFETQETRIVFGADRKITEIRPTQRNDAHRLIEECMLCANVATARFLEEHDIPALYRVHDVPPAEKLEKLRAFLAELGLTLFRGKGEPTPKDYLNLLESVRERPDYHLIQTVMLRSLSQAVYSPENAGHFGLNYEAYTHFTSPIRRYPDLLVHRAIRSVIRSKRQTDKVQRVGAASMPKARIYPYDEERLAQLGEQCSMTERRADEATRDVVNWLKCEYMRDRVGETFPGVVTAVTGFGLFVELTDIYVEGLVHVTALPADYYHFDPVHHRLAGERSGRSFRLGDSVEIIVARVDLDERKIDFELSDNPLTAMPARKRQVKGGREPAGKTPARKREPAAIEAQGVAPRREARKTGRVQALPEVAPQLLEQADVLLGNVDVEKSRAVKKKLLEDAKAPAKSSAKADKGKARTAGAGKAADKKKAIPRPVRVSGAAKGKSKASKKPAAEAPAGRAIRKRKVEQ from the coding sequence ATGGCCGATTGGCAAAGCCTCGATCCCGAGGCCGCCCGCGAGGCGGAAAAATACGACAACCCCATTCCCAGTCGCGAGCTGATTCTCGCCCATCTCGCCGAGCGCGGTGCGCCGGCGACCCGGGCGCAGCTGTTCGAAGAGCTGGGCCTGGCCGGCGAGGAGGCCGAGGAGGCCCTGCGCCGTCGGCTGCGCGCCATGGAGCGCGATGGCCAGCTCATCTATACCCGCCGTGGTGCCTACGCCCCGGTTGACAAGCTGGACCTGATCCGCGGGCGCATCAGCGGCCACCGCGACGGCTTCGGCTTCCTGATTCCCGACGACGGCAGCGAGGACCTGTTCCTCAGTCCGGCGCAGATGCGCTTGGTGTTCGACGGCGACGTCGCCCTGGCCCGTGTCTCCGGTGTCGACCGCCGCGGTCGCCGCGAGGGCGCGCTGGTCGAGGTGCTCAGCCGCGCCCACGAGACCCTGGTCGGCCGCTTCTTCGAGGAGAGCGGTGTCTCGGTGGTGGTCGCCGACAACCCGAAGATCCAGCAGCAGGTGCTGGTGCTGCCCGGCAAGCAGGGCGCGGCCCGTCACGGCCAGTTCGTCGAGGTGCGCATCGACCTGTGGCCGACGGTGTTCCGCCAGGCCCAGGGCGAGGTGGTCGAGGTGCTTGGCGACTACATGGCGCCGGGCATGGAGATCGAAGTGGCGTTGCGCAGCTACGACCTGCCGCACGTCTGGCCCGAGGGCGTGCTTCAGGAGGCGAAGAAGCTCAAGCCCGAGGTGGAGGAAAAGGACAAGGAGAAGCGCGTCGATCTGCGTCAGCTGCCCTTCGTCACCATCGACGGCGAGGACGCGCGCGACTTCGACGATGCGGTGTACGCCGAGGCGATCAAGGGCGGCGGCTGGCGCCTGTTCGTCGCCATCGCCGACGTCTCCCACTACGTCAAGGTCGGCTCGGCGCTGGACGCCGAGGCGGTCGAGCGCGGCAACTCGGTGTACTTCCCCGAACGGGTGATCCCGATGCTGCCCGAGGAACTGTCCAACGGCCTGTGCTCGCTCAATCCGCTGGTCGACCGCCTGGCTATGGTCTGCGAGATGACCGTGTCGAAGAGCGGCGCGCTGACCGGCTACCAGTTCTACGAGGCGGTGATCCACTCGCATGCGCGCCTGACCTACACCAAGGTCAGCCAGCTGCTGGAGAAGCCCAACTCCACCGAGGCCAAGTTCCTCCGCCAGCAGATGCCGCACCTGGTGCCGCACCTGCGCCAGCTGTACGCACTGTACAAGTCGCTGCTGGCCGCCCGCCAGGTGCGCGGCGCCATCGATTTCGAGACCCAGGAGACGCGTATCGTCTTCGGCGCCGATCGCAAGATCACCGAGATCCGCCCGACCCAGCGCAACGATGCGCACCGGCTGATCGAGGAGTGCATGCTGTGCGCCAACGTCGCCACCGCGCGCTTCCTCGAGGAGCACGACATTCCGGCGCTGTACCGCGTGCACGACGTGCCGCCGGCGGAGAAGCTGGAGAAGTTGCGCGCCTTCCTCGCCGAGCTGGGCCTGACCCTGTTCCGCGGCAAGGGCGAGCCGACGCCGAAGGACTACCTCAACCTGCTCGAGTCGGTGCGCGAGCGTCCCGACTACCACCTGATCCAGACGGTGATGCTGCGCTCGCTCAGCCAGGCGGTGTACAGTCCGGAGAACGCCGGGCACTTCGGCCTCAACTACGAGGCCTACACCCACTTCACCTCGCCGATCCGCCGCTATCCGGACCTGCTGGTGCACCGCGCGATCCGCAGCGTGATCCGTTCCAAGCGGCAGACCGACAAGGTGCAGCGCGTCGGCGCGGCGAGCATGCCCAAGGCACGCATCTACCCCTACGACGAGGAACGCCTCGCCCAGCTCGGCGAGCAGTGCTCGATGACCGAGCGGCGTGCCGACGAGGCCACCCGCGACGTGGTCAACTGGCTGAAGTGCGAGTACATGCGCGACCGGGTCGGCGAGACCTTCCCCGGCGTGGTCACCGCGGTGACCGGCTTCGGTCTGTTCGTCGAACTGACCGACATCTACGTGGAAGGCCTGGTGCACGTCACCGCGCTGCCGGCCGACTACTACCACTTCGACCCGGTGCACCATCGTCTGGCCGGCGAGCGCTCCGGGCGCAGCTTCCGCCTGGGCGACAGCGTGGAGATCATCGTGGCGCGCGTCGACCTCGACGAGCGCAAGATCGACTTCGAGCTCAGCGACAACCCGCTCACCGCGATGCCGGCGCGCAAGCGCCAGGTGAAGGGCGGTCGGGAGCCCGCCGGCAAGACGCCGGCACGCAAGCGCGAGCCGGCGGCGATCGAGGCGCAGGGCGTTGCTCCGCGCCGCGAGGCGCGCAAGACCGGGCGCGTGCAGGCGCTGCCCGAGGTGGCGCCGCAGCTGCTCGAACAGGCCGATGTACTGCTCGGCAACGTCGACGTGGAGAAGAGCCGGGCGGTGAAGAAGAAGCTGCTCGAGGACGCCAAGGCGCCTGCGAAGTCGTCCGCCAAGGCCGACAAGGGCAAGGCCAGGACTGCCGGTGCCGGCAAGGCCGCGGACAAGAAGAAGGCCATCCCCCGTCCGGTCCGGGTTTCCGGGGCGGCCAAGGGCAAGAGCAAGGCCAGCAAGAAGCCCGCGGCCGAAGCGCCGGCCGGGCGCGCCATACGTAAACGCAAGGTCGAACAATGA
- the rlmB gene encoding 23S rRNA (guanosine(2251)-2'-O)-methyltransferase RlmB yields MSQWERVYGVHAVEALLRHHPKRVKQLWLAEGRQDPRVQTLVQLAGEARVPVGQRERRELDEWAEGVHQGVVAEVSPSQVWGENYLEELLTRGGAVPLLLVLDGVTDPHNLGACLRTADAAGVQAVIVPKDKSATLNATVRKVACGAAEVVPLVAVTNLARTLEKLQQQGLWVVGTAGEATQEIYDLDLRGPTVLVMGAEGKGMRRLTREHCDYLAKLPMGGSVSSLNVSVATGVCLFEAVRQRRPAPGV; encoded by the coding sequence ATGAGTCAGTGGGAACGGGTTTACGGCGTGCATGCCGTGGAGGCATTGCTGCGTCATCACCCCAAGCGGGTCAAGCAGCTGTGGCTGGCCGAAGGGCGCCAGGATCCGCGCGTGCAGACGCTGGTGCAGCTGGCCGGCGAGGCGCGCGTGCCGGTCGGCCAGCGCGAGCGGCGCGAGCTGGACGAGTGGGCCGAGGGCGTGCACCAGGGCGTGGTCGCCGAGGTCAGCCCCAGCCAGGTGTGGGGCGAGAACTACCTCGAGGAGCTGCTGACGCGCGGCGGCGCGGTGCCCCTGCTGCTGGTGCTCGACGGGGTGACCGATCCGCACAACCTCGGCGCCTGCCTGCGCACTGCCGACGCTGCCGGCGTGCAGGCGGTGATCGTGCCCAAGGACAAGTCGGCGACCCTCAACGCCACCGTGCGCAAGGTCGCCTGCGGCGCCGCCGAAGTGGTGCCGCTGGTCGCGGTGACCAATCTGGCGCGCACCCTGGAGAAGCTGCAGCAGCAGGGGTTGTGGGTGGTCGGCACCGCCGGCGAGGCGACCCAGGAGATCTACGATCTCGACCTGCGCGGGCCGACCGTGCTGGTCATGGGCGCCGAAGGCAAGGGCATGCGCCGGCTGACCCGCGAGCACTGCGACTACCTGGCCAAGCTGCCGATGGGGGGCAGCGTCAGCAGTCTCAACGTCTCGGTGGCCACCGGCGTCTGCCTGTTCGAGGCGGTCCGCCAGCGCCGGCCGGCTCCGGGTGTCTGA